A single Ignavibacteriales bacterium DNA region contains:
- a CDS encoding DNA-processing protein DprA — MKEAPYWIAIAHLPRWGYLKTNSLIVQFHHEKKIGIEEFFALSPEEWRADFGLDEKQILDLRQAKEELPANAFLAEAFFSQGYEIIPITSPEYSKTLKANLKLNHAPAVLYIKGNKQIFSEKSIAVVGSRDASEKALQFTDNIAKIAAKEFRVVVSGFAKGVDKQALDSSILHKGQSIIVLPQGIMTFASGFKQYYKQIIDGDVLVVSTFFPKAPWRSELAMARNPIIYGFAEEIYVAESAAKGGTWSGVTDGLRKGRVVYVRQPEAGETNANHLLIEKGAIPVSFDGVPMKPLPQKDTGPVQEKMF; from the coding sequence ATGAAAGAAGCTCCTTACTGGATAGCCATTGCACACCTCCCCAGGTGGGGTTATCTTAAAACAAACTCGCTGATCGTGCAATTCCATCATGAAAAAAAGATCGGGATTGAGGAGTTCTTTGCGCTCTCCCCGGAGGAATGGCGCGCTGATTTTGGTCTGGATGAAAAACAAATCCTCGATCTCCGACAGGCAAAGGAGGAGCTTCCCGCTAATGCATTTCTTGCCGAAGCGTTTTTCAGCCAGGGTTATGAAATCATACCCATCACTTCGCCGGAATACTCAAAAACACTGAAGGCCAATCTTAAACTCAACCATGCACCGGCGGTGTTATATATAAAGGGAAATAAACAGATCTTCAGTGAAAAGTCCATTGCTGTTGTTGGCTCCCGTGATGCATCAGAAAAGGCACTGCAGTTTACTGATAACATCGCAAAAATTGCCGCCAAAGAATTCAGGGTAGTGGTCAGCGGATTTGCAAAAGGAGTGGATAAACAGGCGCTTGACTCATCAATCCTTCACAAGGGACAAAGCATTATCGTTCTGCCACAGGGCATTATGACCTTTGCATCCGGATTTAAGCAGTACTATAAACAGATTATTGACGGTGATGTGCTGGTTGTGAGCACGTTCTTTCCCAAGGCCCCATGGCGTTCTGAACTGGCTATGGCACGCAATCCTATTATATACGGTTTTGCGGAGGAGATATATGTTGCTGAGTCGGCTGCCAAAGGGGGAACCTGGTCAGGAGTTACAGACGGATTACGCAAAGGCAGAGTTGTCTACGTCCGCCAGCCCGAAGCCGGTGAAACAAACGCCAACCATCTCCTTATCGAAAAAGGAGCAATACCTGTTTCCTTTGACGGTGTGCCCATGAAACCTCTTCCCCAAAAAGATACCGGTCCGGTTCAGGAGAAGATGTTTTAG
- the serS gene encoding serine--tRNA ligase, with translation MLDIKLIRENPDFVRKGLAAKKEKDRIGEILTLDEERRSLIFAVEELKAKKNQASAKIPQMKKAGEDTSALLAEMKGVSDEITAKDKRVAEIEEAINNILAYIPNLPHESVPVGMSAEENVEVRRWLPEGFKFENEFTPLDHIQLGKKLNILDFERGAKVTGSGFPVYKGKGATLERALINFFLDMHINDHGYEEIFPPFLVNRDSMKGTGQIPKMEEDMYFIEKDGLYPIPTAEVPITNIYRDEVLAEKDLPVKYAGYSACFRREAGSYGKDSKGFLRVHQFNKVEMVKFAHPDTSYDELEKLVKDAEDILQALRVPYRILMLCTGDLSFSAAKCYDIEVWSPAEQKWLEASSCSNFEAFQARRANIKYRREENKKLEYIHTLNGSGLATSRLMVSLLENCQTPEGTVVIPKPLQKYTGFSIIG, from the coding sequence ATGCTCGATATTAAACTCATACGTGAAAACCCCGATTTTGTAAGAAAAGGCCTTGCCGCAAAGAAGGAAAAGGACCGCATCGGTGAAATCCTCACCCTGGACGAAGAACGCCGCTCCCTCATCTTTGCCGTGGAGGAACTGAAAGCCAAAAAGAATCAGGCCTCGGCTAAAATCCCCCAGATGAAAAAGGCCGGTGAAGACACCTCCGCCCTGCTGGCTGAAATGAAAGGGGTCTCCGATGAGATTACCGCCAAGGACAAACGTGTAGCCGAAATCGAAGAAGCGATCAACAACATCCTGGCATATATACCTAACCTGCCGCATGAGTCGGTTCCGGTTGGTATGTCGGCTGAGGAAAATGTGGAGGTGAGAAGATGGCTGCCGGAGGGATTCAAGTTTGAAAACGAATTCACTCCGCTTGACCATATTCAGCTTGGCAAAAAACTGAATATCCTTGATTTTGAACGGGGCGCGAAAGTCACCGGCTCCGGTTTCCCGGTTTATAAGGGAAAAGGGGCAACGCTTGAACGCGCGCTTATTAACTTCTTCCTGGATATGCACATTAACGATCACGGGTACGAAGAGATTTTCCCTCCGTTCCTTGTGAACCGCGACTCCATGAAAGGCACCGGCCAGATTCCAAAGATGGAAGAGGATATGTACTTCATCGAAAAGGACGGGCTCTACCCTATCCCCACCGCCGAAGTACCGATTACCAATATATATAGAGATGAAGTTCTTGCGGAAAAAGATTTACCAGTTAAGTATGCAGGATACTCAGCCTGCTTCCGCCGTGAAGCGGGTTCGTATGGAAAAGACTCCAAGGGCTTCCTTCGCGTGCATCAGTTCAACAAAGTTGAAATGGTGAAGTTTGCCCATCCCGATACATCATATGACGAGCTTGAAAAACTGGTAAAAGATGCCGAAGATATCCTGCAGGCGCTGAGAGTCCCCTACCGGATTCTGATGCTCTGCACCGGAGACCTGAGTTTCTCCGCTGCCAAGTGTTATGACATAGAAGTATGGTCACCCGCCGAGCAGAAATGGCTTGAGGCCTCTTCCTGCTCAAACTTTGAAGCATTCCAGGCGCGCAGAGCGAATATTAAATACCGCAGGGAAGAAAACAAGAAGCTGGAATATATACACACGCTGAACGGATCCGGGCTTGCCACCAGCCGCCTGATGGTTTCGCTGCTGGAAAACTGCCAGACTCCCGAAGGCACCGTTGTGATACCAAAGCCGCTGCAGAAATATACCGGCTTCAGCATTATCGGGTAA
- a CDS encoding RecQ family ATP-dependent DNA helicase → MTRPEAQLLLKQRFGIPSFYDRQWEAVSRVLKGERVLLIEKTGFGKSLCFQFPATVFSGTTVIFSPLIALMRDQVKKLSSLGISARCINSEQTEEENTDIIREAKEGKIKILYIAPERQENSEWIEAAVNMNLSMVVVDEAHCISVWGHDFRPAFRRIINLVKLLPPGLPVLAVTATATKRVEKDIAEQIGGNLTILRGNLLRDNFKLFVVPVSSDDEKMIWLGKNIEKMPGTGIIYTGTRTDTDLYTKWLERCGVSVRGYNAGLDAESRVEIENGLMSNRWKCIVSTNALGMGIDKPDIRFIIHTQMPQSPVHYYQEIGRAGRDGETSYIMLFHGPDDRRLPESFIENARPSVQKYQKVIHALEQEMLTETDILRKVNLKLNQIRVIKADLIDQGIIREVQFGKQKMYELTGKSTKIDTTSFDELRKTKMQDLDQMTAYIQTGESRMKFLCDYLGDSYDHNYTNCDNTGERKVRVQVTPEWTEKLADFKLNCFPVIEIELKTSNLVSGVAASFYGFSQVGSVLHRCKYEQGGEFPDFLVEMFTRAVKQQFAGTRFDLILYVPPSNHGDLVKSFAVRAGSALRIPVYHELVKTRVTQQQKIFESAKLKSENVKDAFTLIAPGLVKGKKILLIDDIYDSGATVKEIGKMLTLQGAELIAPAVIAKTVGGDTL, encoded by the coding sequence ATGACCAGACCTGAAGCGCAGCTGCTTCTAAAACAGCGTTTTGGAATACCCTCTTTTTACGACCGTCAGTGGGAAGCTGTCAGCCGTGTCCTTAAAGGTGAACGTGTCCTTCTGATCGAAAAAACCGGCTTCGGCAAATCACTCTGTTTTCAGTTTCCAGCAACGGTTTTTAGCGGAACCACAGTGATATTTTCCCCGCTTATTGCCCTGATGCGTGATCAGGTGAAAAAACTCTCTTCACTGGGCATTTCCGCGAGGTGTATCAACAGCGAACAGACAGAGGAAGAAAATACCGATATTATCCGGGAGGCAAAAGAAGGGAAAATTAAAATCCTTTACATAGCTCCGGAGCGTCAGGAAAACAGCGAGTGGATTGAAGCCGCGGTCAATATGAATCTTTCCATGGTGGTGGTTGATGAAGCACATTGTATATCCGTATGGGGACATGATTTCCGCCCCGCTTTCCGGCGTATTATCAATCTGGTTAAACTGCTGCCCCCGGGGCTTCCGGTTCTTGCGGTGACTGCTACTGCAACAAAGCGGGTTGAAAAAGATATCGCCGAACAGATCGGCGGTAACCTGACTATCCTGCGCGGTAATCTCCTCCGGGATAACTTTAAACTGTTCGTTGTGCCTGTTTCATCCGATGACGAAAAAATGATCTGGCTCGGCAAGAATATCGAAAAAATGCCCGGCACGGGAATTATATATACGGGTACCCGCACCGATACCGATCTTTATACCAAATGGCTTGAGCGCTGCGGAGTTTCAGTAAGAGGATATAATGCAGGACTTGATGCAGAGTCCCGCGTGGAAATTGAAAACGGGCTGATGTCAAACCGGTGGAAGTGCATTGTTTCCACTAACGCGCTCGGCATGGGTATAGACAAGCCGGATATACGGTTTATCATTCACACCCAGATGCCGCAGTCTCCGGTGCATTACTATCAGGAAATAGGAAGAGCCGGACGGGATGGTGAAACCTCATATATAATGCTCTTCCACGGCCCGGATGACCGCCGGCTGCCCGAATCATTTATAGAAAACGCCCGCCCGTCTGTTCAGAAGTACCAGAAAGTCATTCATGCACTTGAACAGGAAATGCTTACCGAAACGGATATCCTCCGCAAAGTGAATCTGAAACTCAATCAGATACGGGTGATTAAAGCTGACCTGATTGATCAGGGAATTATCCGTGAAGTGCAGTTCGGCAAGCAGAAAATGTATGAGTTGACTGGAAAATCAACCAAAATAGACACCACGTCCTTTGATGAACTCCGTAAAACCAAAATGCAGGATCTTGACCAGATGACCGCATATATACAAACCGGGGAAAGCCGCATGAAATTCCTGTGTGACTATCTGGGGGACAGCTATGATCACAACTACACTAATTGCGACAACACCGGAGAAAGGAAAGTACGTGTGCAGGTTACTCCTGAGTGGACTGAAAAACTTGCTGATTTCAAACTGAATTGCTTTCCGGTAATTGAAATCGAATTAAAAACCTCTAATCTGGTAAGCGGAGTTGCTGCTTCATTTTACGGCTTTTCTCAGGTTGGTAGTGTTCTCCACCGCTGCAAATATGAGCAGGGGGGAGAGTTCCCTGATTTTCTTGTGGAGATGTTCACCCGTGCGGTTAAGCAGCAGTTTGCCGGTACCCGTTTTGATCTTATTCTTTATGTTCCCCCGTCTAATCATGGTGATCTGGTGAAATCTTTTGCTGTGAGGGCTGGTTCAGCACTCCGGATTCCTGTTTATCATGAACTGGTTAAAACCCGCGTCACACAGCAGCAGAAAATCTTTGAAAGCGCAAAACTGAAGTCTGAAAATGTAAAAGATGCCTTTACTCTCATAGCGCCCGGACTGGTAAAAGGAAAGAAAATCCTGCTGATAGATGATATATACGACAGCGGCGCTACCGTAAAGGAGATCGGAAAAATGCTTACCCTGCAGGGGGCTGAACTTATTGCCCCGGCGGTTATTGCCAAAACGGTCGGGGGAGATACCCTCTAA